In Leptospira kanakyensis, a genomic segment contains:
- a CDS encoding fumarylacetoacetate hydrolase family protein: MAKQFVRFQYKHKIDWGLVTDEKILPLQTGDKTTKDLLVDLQKKRIKLNTKSKKTLRKEDVVILSPITAPCQIICQGANYHKHTLESGLNPKSKTYNLFFTKSDVALTTAIGDVIRPHHVELLDYEIELGIVFGKTIDSSLDINSYNPNDYIAALFIANDISARDIQLPQLQWYKGKSYRTFLPAGPILSVLEPDDYPLIESLELNLTVNGKIRQSAKSNQMVYPPKESIAELSQFARIQVGDVLLTGTPSGCALKAPGKLKQIFASFLPEHKKWEVFIKGQKRRSQYLQPSDEIKATIRTSDGKLDLGEQILLVKQG, translated from the coding sequence ATGGCAAAACAATTTGTACGTTTCCAATATAAACACAAAATTGATTGGGGGCTTGTTACCGATGAAAAAATCCTTCCATTACAAACAGGTGATAAAACCACCAAAGATTTGCTAGTTGATCTTCAAAAAAAACGAATTAAACTAAATACCAAATCTAAGAAAACACTGAGGAAAGAAGATGTGGTAATTCTTTCTCCCATCACTGCTCCCTGCCAAATCATTTGCCAAGGTGCCAATTATCACAAACATACATTGGAATCTGGATTAAATCCCAAATCAAAAACATACAATTTATTTTTTACCAAATCGGATGTTGCTCTCACGACTGCTATCGGTGATGTGATCCGACCACACCATGTCGAACTTTTAGATTATGAAATCGAGTTAGGAATTGTTTTCGGTAAAACGATTGATTCCTCTCTTGATATTAACTCCTACAATCCGAATGATTACATTGCTGCTCTCTTCATTGCCAATGATATTTCGGCAAGAGACATCCAACTCCCACAATTACAATGGTATAAAGGAAAATCTTACCGGACTTTTTTACCAGCAGGTCCCATACTTTCTGTTTTAGAACCAGATGATTATCCACTGATTGAATCTTTAGAATTAAATCTAACCGTAAATGGGAAGATAAGACAATCTGCAAAATCAAACCAAATGGTTTATCCACCAAAAGAAAGTATCGCCGAACTTTCACAATTTGCAAGGATACAAGTAGGAGATGTTTTGCTCACGGGAACACCTTCGGGATGTGCACTCAAAGCACCGGGAAAACTAAAACAAATATTTGCAAGTTTTCTACCGGAACATAAAAAGTGGGAAGTTTTTATCAAAGGCCAAAAACGAAGATCTCAGTATTTACAACCAAGTGATGAAATCAAAGCTACGATCCGTACTTCTGATGGAAAGTTGGATTTGGGGGAACAAATTCTTTTGGTCAAACAGGGTTAA
- a CDS encoding DUF1858 domain-containing protein: protein MTETTKPRFFKEMTVGEAIAIHPEAGLVFSSYHLGGCSHCSINEVETIEQVCMGYGVEVDTLIDSLNNLFAEE from the coding sequence ATGACTGAAACAACAAAACCGCGCTTTTTTAAAGAAATGACTGTGGGAGAGGCTATTGCCATCCACCCGGAAGCAGGTCTAGTTTTCTCCAGCTACCATTTAGGTGGATGTTCACATTGCTCTATTAACGAAGTAGAAACAATAGAACAAGTTTGTATGGGTTATGGTGTCGAAGTAGACACTCTTATCGACTCCCTAAACAATCTTTTCGCAGAAGAATAG
- a CDS encoding 6-carboxytetrahydropterin synthase, translated as MFTQENGKFYVRIEGRFESAHFLYQYFADGSDEPIHGHSWKVEVFLEGNTNIRPDGISYDFLTARTKLMELVHSIDHILINDHPDFKGINPTSENVARWFYSGLKADVKSSEGKIRRIVIHEGPENLAFFEP; from the coding sequence ATGTTTACCCAAGAAAACGGGAAATTTTACGTCCGCATTGAGGGAAGGTTTGAATCGGCCCATTTCCTCTACCAGTACTTTGCCGATGGTTCTGACGAGCCCATCCACGGCCATTCCTGGAAGGTGGAGGTGTTTTTAGAGGGAAATACGAACATTCGTCCCGACGGTATTTCTTACGATTTTCTAACGGCTCGAACGAAACTGATGGAACTGGTGCATTCCATCGACCATATCCTCATCAATGACCATCCGGATTTTAAGGGGATCAATCCTACTTCTGAAAATGTGGCGCGTTGGTTCTATTCAGGTTTGAAGGCAGATGTAAAATCTTCTGAAGGGAAAATCCGGCGGATCGTGATTCATGAAGGGCCTGAAAATCTCGCTTTCTTTGAACCATAA
- a CDS encoding DUF2721 domain-containing protein, translated as MDNLTYSIPGLLFPAISLLMLAYTNRFFGLAKLSRQLLSEYETSRSEILEKQIHNLRFRISLILYSQSAGIFSLILCTCSMGMIPFYNIVAWILFASSLLFMVISLILALIEIHLSVIALDIERNSILNSGSK; from the coding sequence TTGGACAACCTAACATACAGTATACCAGGACTATTATTTCCAGCGATTTCGTTACTGATGCTTGCTTATACCAATCGTTTTTTTGGTTTGGCCAAACTTTCGAGACAACTGCTCAGTGAATATGAAACATCCAGATCAGAAATTTTAGAAAAACAAATTCACAATTTACGTTTTCGTATTTCACTCATTTTATATTCTCAAAGTGCAGGAATCTTTAGTTTGATCTTATGCACTTGTTCAATGGGTATGATCCCATTTTATAATATTGTGGCATGGATTTTATTTGCTTCATCACTTTTGTTTATGGTGATTTCGCTTATCTTAGCGCTAATTGAAATACACTTATCGGTGATTGCATTAGACATTGAACGAAATTCTATTTTGAATTCAGGTTCTAAATAA